TCTTTCTCTCTTCTGGCCCCCCTACTCCACCACCTCGCTCACCACGCCGGCCCCCACGGTGCGGCCCCCCTCGCGGATCGCGAAACGCAGCTCCTTCTCCATGGCAATCGGTTGAATCAGTTCGACCGCGAGGCTCACGTTATCCCCCGGCATGACCAT
The nucleotide sequence above comes from Candidatus Methylomirabilis tolerans. Encoded proteins:
- a CDS encoding elongation factor Tu yields the protein MVMPGDNVSLAVELIQPIAMEKELRFAIREGGRTVGAGVVSEVVE